From Vibrio artabrorum, a single genomic window includes:
- the recB gene encoding exodeoxyribonuclease V subunit beta — protein MTTTSSVQVIAPKTLDTMTFPLHGARLIEASAGTGKTFTIAGLYLRLLLGHGTAAPQGDLTEATRHHEPLTVDQILVVTFTEAATAELRDRIRARIHDARIAFARGQSDDPVIAPLLQAIDDHAGAAKTLLNAERQMDEAAVYTIHGFCQRMLTQNAFESGSRFDNEFVTDESHLKAQVVADYWRKQFYPLPIQLAGEVRNIWGSPAALLADVNRYLTGSPLKLTVDAMSGDLQTLHNQNLDKVKQLKALWCESEADFLALISGSDVNKRSYTKKSLPTWLEAVTAWAQSDTHDYQFPDKLEKFSQATLSEKTAKGTAPQHVVFEAIEEFLNSPADLKAPLLAHAITHCRTMLAKAKQQKQWLSFDDLLTQLSASIDVDEQSLLVERIRTLYPVAMIDEFQDTDPLQYSIFSRIYLDNPQCGLFMIGDPKQAIYGFRGADIFTYIKARNQVSAHYTLGTNWRSSADMVSAVNQVFMNSDSPFIYDQDIPFLPVAASPSADKRQWVMNGQTQHALTFWLQDAEDKPLPKGEYHKAMAEATASQIQTILTASQNQQAYFDNGKKQHAVNAGDIAVLVRTGSEGRLIKNALSEQGIASVYLSNRDSVFTSLVAQDIQRLLQAVLTPENDRALRASLASELFALDAASLDELNNDEVVWENVVNEFREYRKLWLQRGVLPMLRSVISKRHLAERLLEEENGERSLTDLMHIGELLQQARQELDSDYGLLRWLAEAISDAQNGLGGNEDDIQRLESERNLVQIVTIHKSKGLEYDLVFLPFVASYREASEGKFYDHDSDTTVLDITGSDSALAQADKERLAEDLRLIYVALTRAVYGCFIGMAPLRKGRSTKEPTGVHLSAMGYLVQNGQEQGIAELHQALSAIEGKNSSVLLSETPTAHQQIFVQTEQVSDDLQANELKTSIDRAWRITSYSGLVKQGSHGASHDATIEVSGFDIDSADEQDESELIEPERSIFTFPRGARPGTFLHTLFEDVEFTEPATSEHNTQVITHLLESEQYELEWLPVLQQLVDTVLNTALDGKNLKLSEKDSTQRLVEMEFLLPIEVLAASELNQTIQYHDPLSAKAGDLGFQTVQGMLKGFIDLVFEHQGKYYVLDWKSNHLGDDVAVYHGEALKSAMADHRYDLQYQIYALALHRFLRSRVADYSYELHFGGVYYLFLRGMDGQSQQGIFSAKPTLALLDEMDQLIDGKVIDRRSVQLNDGESGQMGLL, from the coding sequence ATGACGACCACAAGCAGTGTTCAGGTAATTGCTCCAAAAACACTCGATACGATGACGTTTCCACTTCATGGTGCGCGTTTAATTGAAGCATCGGCCGGTACGGGGAAAACATTCACCATTGCTGGCTTGTACTTGCGCTTACTGCTCGGACACGGTACGGCCGCGCCGCAAGGTGATCTGACGGAAGCCACTCGACATCATGAGCCACTCACCGTAGACCAAATACTGGTGGTGACTTTTACTGAAGCAGCAACCGCAGAGCTACGTGATCGTATTCGTGCGCGAATTCATGATGCACGCATTGCGTTTGCACGTGGGCAAAGTGACGACCCGGTGATTGCGCCTTTGTTACAAGCCATCGATGATCATGCTGGCGCGGCGAAAACCCTACTTAACGCAGAAAGACAAATGGATGAGGCTGCGGTCTACACCATTCACGGTTTCTGTCAACGGATGTTGACTCAAAATGCCTTCGAGTCTGGAAGCCGTTTTGACAATGAATTTGTAACCGATGAAAGCCATCTGAAAGCGCAAGTGGTCGCCGATTACTGGCGTAAGCAGTTTTACCCGCTACCTATTCAACTGGCAGGTGAGGTTCGCAATATCTGGGGTTCCCCTGCTGCGTTATTAGCGGACGTAAATCGTTATTTAACGGGGTCTCCGCTCAAGTTGACAGTCGATGCGATGTCGGGCGACCTGCAAACTCTGCACAATCAAAACTTAGATAAAGTGAAGCAACTTAAGGCGTTGTGGTGTGAATCTGAAGCGGATTTTTTAGCTTTGATCTCTGGATCGGATGTGAATAAGCGCAGCTACACCAAGAAGTCTTTGCCGACTTGGTTAGAAGCGGTAACAGCATGGGCGCAGAGCGACACCCATGATTACCAGTTCCCAGATAAATTAGAGAAGTTCTCACAAGCCACTCTAAGCGAAAAAACAGCAAAAGGTACCGCACCTCAACACGTGGTGTTTGAGGCGATTGAGGAGTTCTTAAACTCTCCTGCAGACCTGAAAGCCCCGTTATTGGCACATGCGATCACCCATTGTCGAACTATGTTAGCCAAGGCTAAGCAGCAGAAGCAGTGGTTATCATTTGATGATTTGCTGACTCAGTTATCCGCGTCGATTGATGTCGATGAGCAATCCCTGCTGGTGGAGAGAATCCGCACCTTATACCCAGTCGCGATGATCGATGAATTCCAAGATACCGATCCGCTGCAGTACAGTATTTTTAGCCGAATCTATCTTGATAATCCGCAGTGTGGTCTGTTTATGATCGGTGACCCTAAACAGGCTATTTACGGATTCCGTGGCGCAGACATCTTTACCTATATCAAGGCGAGAAACCAAGTTAGTGCTCACTATACGTTAGGCACTAACTGGCGTTCGAGTGCTGACATGGTCAGTGCGGTAAACCAAGTGTTTATGAATTCGGATAGCCCGTTTATCTACGACCAAGACATTCCATTTTTGCCCGTCGCAGCCAGTCCATCGGCCGACAAACGCCAATGGGTGATGAATGGTCAAACTCAGCATGCACTGACCTTTTGGCTGCAGGATGCAGAAGATAAGCCATTGCCGAAAGGCGAATATCACAAAGCCATGGCCGAGGCGACCGCCAGTCAAATTCAAACCATTCTGACTGCATCTCAAAATCAACAGGCCTATTTTGATAACGGCAAAAAACAACATGCCGTGAATGCGGGTGATATTGCTGTCTTAGTTCGAACCGGTAGTGAAGGTCGCCTGATCAAGAACGCACTATCGGAGCAAGGCATCGCGAGTGTGTATTTGTCGAACCGAGACAGTGTATTCACCAGTTTGGTCGCGCAAGATATTCAGCGTTTGTTGCAGGCGGTGCTGACGCCTGAAAATGACCGTGCATTGCGCGCCAGTTTAGCGTCGGAATTGTTTGCTCTGGATGCGGCCTCATTGGACGAACTCAACAATGATGAAGTGGTATGGGAAAACGTCGTTAACGAGTTTAGAGAATATCGTAAGTTGTGGCTACAGCGTGGCGTGTTACCCATGCTGCGCAGCGTGATCAGTAAACGACATCTCGCGGAACGCTTACTGGAAGAAGAAAATGGTGAGCGCTCACTTACTGATTTGATGCACATTGGCGAATTGCTACAGCAAGCCAGGCAAGAGCTCGACAGTGACTATGGTTTGTTGCGTTGGTTGGCAGAAGCGATTTCCGATGCTCAAAATGGTTTAGGCGGCAATGAAGATGACATTCAACGCCTTGAATCAGAAAGAAACTTGGTTCAAATCGTTACCATTCACAAATCAAAAGGCTTGGAATATGATCTCGTATTTTTGCCGTTTGTCGCGAGCTACCGTGAAGCGAGCGAAGGCAAGTTCTACGATCATGATTCAGATACCACAGTACTGGATATCACTGGCAGCGATAGTGCCTTAGCACAAGCCGATAAAGAGCGATTGGCGGAAGACTTACGCTTGATTTACGTGGCGCTGACTCGTGCAGTATATGGCTGTTTCATTGGCATGGCACCGCTACGTAAAGGGCGTTCAACCAAAGAGCCAACTGGCGTTCACTTGAGTGCTATGGGCTATTTGGTTCAAAACGGACAAGAGCAAGGCATTGCCGAGTTGCATCAAGCTCTATCGGCAATTGAGGGTAAGAATTCAAGTGTATTACTGTCTGAAACACCTACCGCTCACCAACAAATTTTTGTGCAAACAGAGCAAGTGAGTGACGACTTACAGGCCAATGAACTCAAGACTTCAATTGACCGAGCTTGGCGTATCACCAGTTACTCAGGGTTAGTCAAACAGGGCAGTCACGGTGCGAGCCATGATGCGACTATTGAGGTGTCTGGTTTCGATATTGACTCGGCGGATGAACAAGACGAGTCGGAATTGATTGAGCCTGAACGTTCGATATTCACATTCCCTCGCGGCGCTCGTCCGGGCACTTTCTTACACACCCTATTTGAGGATGTTGAATTTACTGAGCCTGCAACCAGCGAACATAATACGCAAGTCATCACTCACTTATTAGAGTCCGAACAATACGAACTCGAGTGGTTACCCGTGCTTCAACAGCTTGTCGATACGGTGCTGAACACCGCGTTGGATGGCAAAAATCTAAAACTTAGCGAGAAAGACTCAACGCAACGCTTAGTCGAGATGGAATTCTTGTTGCCGATCGAAGTGTTAGCCGCATCGGAATTGAATCAAACCATTCAGTACCATGATCCGCTATCAGCAAAAGCCGGCGACTTAGGCTTCCAGACCGTGCAAGGCATGCTGAAAGGCTTCATCGATTTAGTGTTTGAACATCAAGGTAAATACTATGTTCTTGACTGGAAATCGAATCATTTAGGTGATGATGTTGCCGTCTACCATGGTGAAGCATTGAAATCGGCGATGGCCGACCATCGTTACGATCTTCAATATCAAATCTATGCGTTGGCACTGCACCGCTTCCTGCGCAGCCGCGTTGCAGATTACAGCTATGAGCTCCATTTTGGTGGGGTTTATTACTTGTTCTTAAGAGGAATGGACGGTCAATCACAACAAGGTATTTTCTCGGCGAAACCCACATTGGCTTTGCTCGATGAAATGGATCAATTGATTGACGGTAAAGTGATAGACAGACGCTCAGTACAATTGAATGACGGTGAAAGTGGACAGATGGGGCTTTTATAA
- the recD gene encoding exodeoxyribonuclease V subunit alpha — MITTMQNANTVKPVSLIPDQLMDILNFLADKGSIRQLDYQFARFIAQQATSHSQEIGFLAGVVSHELGKGHICTQLIQQHTIGPAQTADIAQLLGLYGETALQLNQKLLGIDWVTVLQSSNLVGATNDCVKPLMFDGRRVYLQRYWNYEVVLADTLNRLSKPVEFNIEQKKALTETLNQLFARSYHFLFNALTKAEENQQTSQVLRQQLVCDHLDIVDEQALDWGAIDQAIVHVKQVTDLDVLDGLVPLSACLNWQKVAAAVALSRRFAVISGGPGTGKTTTVTKLLSAMVEQSLSQGKTPTIKLVAPTGKAAARLTESIGKAIEQLPLAPEVKANIPTESSTLHRLLGAIPNRAEFRHNRRNPLHLDILVVDEASMVDLSMMYKLVDALPEHARLILLGDKDQLASVEAGAVLGDICSFNSAGYSTAQGNLIAEMTGFDAIAKPRQVKGGLMNPPAIADSLCMLQKSYRFDARSGIGQLAKAINNGSANQVDQVFAKGFADIENHPLSSDSYNLMLRTLVNEYGVYLNRMNVPLEELETQEARAKSVLDLFSQCRLLCSIREGDFGVKGLNHRIERALAARRLVNPHNDELWYHGRPVMVTRNDHGLGLYNGDIGICMLEADSTNLESNEANATPRLKVYFELPDGSVKAVLPSRVPDHETAYAMTIHKSQGSEFDLTLMILPPDFSPILTRELIYTGITRAKKRLMIFSDTNVLKRGIKVKTERVSGLGRRLTN, encoded by the coding sequence ATGATAACGACTATGCAAAATGCGAACACGGTAAAGCCTGTTTCACTTATCCCTGATCAGCTTATGGATATACTTAATTTCCTAGCAGATAAGGGTTCGATTCGCCAATTGGATTATCAATTTGCCCGTTTTATTGCGCAGCAAGCCACGAGTCATTCTCAAGAGATTGGCTTTCTGGCTGGCGTTGTAAGCCATGAATTAGGCAAGGGGCACATTTGTACTCAGCTTATACAGCAGCATACGATAGGCCCTGCACAAACGGCAGATATAGCCCAGTTACTTGGGTTGTACGGTGAAACGGCGCTGCAATTGAATCAAAAGCTATTAGGTATTGATTGGGTGACTGTTTTGCAATCATCTAACCTCGTTGGCGCAACTAATGACTGTGTTAAGCCTCTGATGTTTGATGGACGGCGCGTCTACTTACAGCGTTACTGGAACTATGAGGTTGTGCTGGCTGACACCTTAAATCGTTTAAGTAAGCCGGTAGAGTTCAATATTGAACAGAAAAAGGCGCTGACGGAAACACTCAATCAGCTTTTCGCACGTAGTTATCACTTTCTGTTTAACGCCTTAACCAAGGCCGAAGAAAACCAACAAACTTCGCAGGTGTTACGCCAACAGTTGGTGTGTGACCATCTTGATATTGTTGATGAACAGGCTCTAGATTGGGGGGCAATCGACCAAGCTATTGTACACGTTAAGCAAGTGACAGACTTAGATGTACTGGACGGCTTGGTTCCGTTATCGGCATGTTTGAACTGGCAAAAAGTCGCCGCAGCGGTAGCGCTGAGTCGTCGCTTTGCGGTGATTTCCGGTGGGCCGGGTACCGGTAAAACCACCACGGTAACCAAATTACTGTCGGCGATGGTTGAGCAATCTCTCAGCCAAGGAAAAACACCGACGATTAAGCTGGTGGCTCCGACGGGTAAAGCGGCAGCACGTTTAACAGAGTCGATTGGTAAAGCGATTGAGCAGCTGCCTTTAGCGCCTGAAGTTAAGGCCAACATACCGACAGAATCCAGTACTTTACATCGATTACTCGGTGCGATTCCTAATCGAGCGGAATTCAGACATAACCGACGCAATCCACTTCATCTGGATATCTTGGTGGTGGACGAAGCTTCAATGGTCGATCTGTCGATGATGTATAAGCTGGTGGATGCACTTCCTGAGCACGCAAGGCTCATCTTATTGGGTGATAAAGACCAACTTGCTTCAGTAGAGGCAGGTGCTGTGCTCGGTGATATCTGTTCGTTCAACTCAGCAGGGTACAGCACAGCGCAAGGCAATTTAATTGCAGAGATGACTGGCTTTGATGCGATAGCCAAACCGAGGCAAGTCAAAGGTGGATTGATGAATCCACCTGCGATTGCAGACAGTTTATGCATGCTGCAGAAGAGTTATCGTTTCGATGCACGCTCCGGTATCGGTCAACTGGCCAAAGCGATCAATAACGGCTCTGCTAATCAGGTCGATCAAGTGTTTGCGAAAGGGTTTGCGGATATTGAGAATCATCCCTTGTCGAGTGACAGCTATAACTTGATGCTGCGTACCTTGGTTAATGAGTATGGTGTGTATCTCAACCGAATGAATGTGCCGCTAGAAGAGCTAGAGACCCAAGAAGCACGCGCAAAATCGGTTCTTGACCTGTTTAGTCAGTGTCGATTGTTGTGCTCCATTCGTGAAGGGGACTTTGGTGTTAAAGGTCTCAATCATAGAATTGAAAGGGCGCTTGCCGCAAGACGTTTAGTGAATCCGCATAACGATGAGCTTTGGTATCATGGGCGCCCAGTCATGGTGACGCGCAATGATCATGGCTTGGGTTTGTACAATGGTGATATTGGCATTTGTATGCTTGAAGCCGACTCAACGAATCTAGAGTCAAATGAGGCGAATGCCACGCCTCGACTGAAGGTCTATTTTGAGTTGCCAGATGGCAGCGTGAAAGCGGTACTACCAAGCCGAGTGCCTGATCATGAAACGGCTTATGCGATGACGATACACAAATCTCAAGGTAGTGAATTTGATCTGACCTTAATGATCTTGCCGCCAGATTTCAGCCCTATTTTAACGCGAGAGCTTATCTATACCGGTATTACACGCGCAAAGAAACGACTGATGATATTCAGCGATACAAACGTGTTGAAACGTGGGATTAAGGTGAAAACAGAGCGGGTCAGTGGGTTAGGCCGTCGCTTAACGAACTAG